Genomic window ([Empedobacter] haloabium):
TTCGCTCGAATCGGGGCGCCACTCGCCCGAGCTGTCGATCACGGTGCCAGGCAAGTCGGGGGCGTTCAGCTATTCGCTGAACGGCTCCATCCGGCAGAACCGCCAGCACGATGAAGGGCGCACGCGCAACCTCGACACGCTGGGTGACGGCAGCGTCACGAAGGATCAGCTGGTCACGGACGAAAGCTCCGGTACCGGCAAGGCGATCCACCTGGCGCCGCGCCTGTCCTATAAATTCGACAACGGCGACACGCTCAACTTCCAGCCGTTCCTGATGCATAACACGCGCGACAGCGGCTCGTCGTCGACCTTGGTGCAGACGGCAGGGAGCGTCGCGCCCGAGTACAACTTCGCCGAGCAGCAGTCGCACAACGACAGCACGTTCTTCCGCGGCTTCGGCAACTGGCTGCACAAGATGGACGGCAACGCCAAGCTGGACGTGAAATTCGGCTTCGGTGCCGGCAAGATGGACAGCGACTCGCTGCGCCGCCAGTACGACACGGCCGGCACCCTGCTGGATCGCTTCACCGATACCGACAAGACGCGCGACCGCAGCATCAACACGGGCGGCAAGTACACGCGGCCGCTGGGCGCGGGCCACCTGCTGGCGGCGGGCTGGGACCTGGAAGCGAGCCATCGCGAGCAGACCCGCGTCTCGCTCGACAAGAACGGCAATGCGCAGTTCGCCGACTCGGGCGACAACCTGACCGCCGACACCCGTCGCATCGCCCTGTTCGCGCAGGACGAGTGGGACGTCACGCCGCAATTCGGCATGTACGTGGGCCTGCGCTGGGAAGGCATCCGCACCACCAGCGACCGCAGCGCCGGCACCGTCAAGAACACCAGCAGCGTGTTCTCGCCGCTGCTGCACGGCGTCTGGCGCATCCCCGGTTCCGAGAAGGACCAGCTGCGCGCCAGCCTGACCAAGAGCTACAAGTCGCCCAACGTGCAGGACCTGATCGCGGCGCCATTCCTGTCGCGCCTGAACAGCGCCACGCGGCCCGACCGCAGCGGCAACCCGGACCTGAAGCCGGAACTGGCCACGGGTCTCGATCTCGCGTACGAGCACTACATCGGCCGCGGCGGCATCGTCAGCGCGGGCGGTTTCATTCGCGATATCGACAACCTGATCCGCCGCCAGCTGAGCTTGCGCGACACCGAGCTCGGTCCGCGCTGGCTGTCCACACCGGCCAACATCGGCCACGCCCGCACCAGCGGCATCGAGCTGGAAGCAAAGTTCAAGCTGAACGAACTGATCGCCGACGCGCCCGATATCGACGTGCGCAGCAACTACAGCCGCTTCTGGTCGCGCGTGGACGGCATTCCCGGGCCGGACAACCGCCTCGACCAGCAGGCGAAGCAGACGGCCAACCTGGGCCTGGACTACCGCCTGAAAGCGGTGCCGTTGACGGTGGGTGGCAGCTACAACTGGACCCCCAGGATCCGCACGCAGACCAGCACCTGTCTCTTATACAGAGCAGGTGGTGGAGACGGGCCAGAAGCGCGCGCTGGACGTGTACGCGCTGTGGAAGTTCGACGCCCGCACCCAGCTGCGCATCGCGGCCTCGAACGCGCTGGCCGAGGATGCGCCGGGCAGCAACCTGGTGTACGCTAACGGGCTGACATCGCGGGCGGAAACGGTCAACCCGACGTTCGTGGTGTGGAGCGCGCGGCTGGAGACAAAATTTTAAGCCGGTCTGAATAAACGAATTTGAAAGCGGTAACGTGAAACGACACCTCATTTCCCTCTCCCTGATCGCGGCCTTTGCCGCCACGGCGGCCCACGCGGCGGACAGCGCCGCCATCTCCGGCATCGACACGCAGTACATCGACCCGAGCGTGCGCGCGCAGGACGACTTCTTCGTGCACCTGAACGGCAAGTGGCTCAAGACGGCCGAGATCCCGGCCGACAAATCGAGCTGGGGCTCGTTCGCCAAGCTGCGCGACGACACGCTGCCGCAACTGCGCGACATCGTCGAGGAACTGCAGAAGAAGAAGGGCCTGAAGGGCGAAGAGCAGAAGATCGCCGACCTGTACACGAGCTACATGGACGAAGCGAAGCTGGACCAGCTGGGCGCCAGGCCGCTGGCCGGCGAGCTGGCGCGCATTGCCGCCATCAAGGACAAGAAGGCGCTGCCCGGCCTGATCGCGCACCTGACGCGCATCGGCGCGCCCACGCCGTACGCCGTGCGCGTCTCGCAGGACGCCCGCGAGTCGACCCGCTACGCCGCCTACATGGCGCAGAGCGGCCTGGGTCTGCCGGACCGCGACTACTACCTGAAAAAGGACGACGCCAAGCTGGCGGACGCCCTGGCCAAATACGAGCAGCACGTGGCCAAGGTGCTGACCCTGGCCGGCAGCAAGGACGGTGCCGCGCAGGCGAAAGCCATCGTCGCGCTGGAAACCGCGCTGGCCGAGGCGCAGTGGACCAAGGTCGAGAACCGCGACCCCGTCAAGCGCTACAACAAGATCGCCATCGACAAGCTGGCCGAGCTGGCGCCGGGCTACGACTGGAAGGCCGCGCTGGCTGCCTCCGGCATCGCCGGCAAGACCGATTACGTGATCGTCATGCAGCCCAGCTACCTGCAGGGCTTCGACAAGCTGGTGGCCGCGACCGACCTGGCCACCTGGAAGTCGTACCTGACCTGGCACCTGCTGCGTGACGCCTCGCCCTACCTGTCGAAACCGTTCGCCGACGCGCACTTCGCCTTCTACGGCACGGTGCTGACGGGCGTGACGGAACAGCCGCCGCGCTGGAAGCGCGGCGTCGGCGTCCTCGAGGCGGCGATCGGCGAAGGCCTGGGCAAGCTGTACGTGGCCAAGCACTTCCCGGCCGAGCGCAAGGCGCGCATGGAAAAGCTGGTGCAGAACCTGCTGCTGGCCTACAAGCAGAGCATCGACACGCTGGACTGGATGAGCCCCGAGACGAAAAAGGAAGCGCAGGCCAAGCTGGCCAAGTTCACGCCGAAGATCGGCTATCCGGACAAATGGCGCGACTACGGCAAGCTGAAGATGAACGCCGGCGACCTGCTGGGCAACCTGCGCCGCGCGGCCGAATTCGACTACGCCCGCAACGTGGCGAAACTGGGCCAGCCGATCGACCGCAGCGAGTGGGGCATGACGCCGCAGACGGTCAACGCCTACTATCGCTCGACAGCCAACGAGATCGTGTTCCCGGCCGCGATCCTGCAGCCGCCGTTCTTCGACGCGCGCGCCGACGATGCCGTCAACTATGGCGCCATCG
Coding sequences:
- a CDS encoding TonB-dependent receptor, translating into MNHLTPFACAALLGLAGTALAQTDPASDKPATTTTTPDKPADKVIPQVTITGGRQTEMDVRRNSTAAKQIYGREELDRNGDSNLGDVLKRLPGVTIGGRPGRGGDVRMRGLGSGYTQVLVNGERPPAGFSMESISPDQVERIEVMRGPVAEHSTRAIAGTINVVLREDYVQRDNQLKVSDSLESGRHSPELSITVPGKSGAFSYSLNGSIRQNRQHDEGRTRNLDTLGDGSVTKDQLVTDESSGTGKAIHLAPRLSYKFDNGDTLNFQPFLMHNTRDSGSSSTLVQTAGSVAPEYNFAEQQSHNDSTFFRGFGNWLHKMDGNAKLDVKFGFGAGKMDSDSLRRQYDTAGTLLDRFTDTDKTRDRSINTGGKYTRPLGAGHLLAAGWDLEASHREQTRVSLDKNGNAQFADSGDNLTADTRRIALFAQDEWDVTPQFGMYVGLRWEGIRTTSDRSAGTVKNTSSVFSPLLHGVWRIPGSEKDQLRASLTKSYKSPNVQDLIAAPFLSRLNSATRPDRSGNPDLKPELATGLDLAYEHYIGRGGIVSAGGFIRDIDNLIRRQLSLRDTELGPRWLSTPANIGHARTSGIELEAKFKLNELIADAPDIDVRSNYSRFWSRVDGIPGPDNRLDQQAKQTANLGLDYRLKAVPLTVGGSYNWTPRIRTQTSTCLLYRAGGGDGPEARAGRVRAVEVRRPHPAAHRGLERAGRGCAGQQPGVR
- a CDS encoding M13-type metalloendopeptidase, with the translated sequence MKRHLISLSLIAAFAATAAHAADSAAISGIDTQYIDPSVRAQDDFFVHLNGKWLKTAEIPADKSSWGSFAKLRDDTLPQLRDIVEELQKKKGLKGEEQKIADLYTSYMDEAKLDQLGARPLAGELARIAAIKDKKALPGLIAHLTRIGAPTPYAVRVSQDARESTRYAAYMAQSGLGLPDRDYYLKKDDAKLADALAKYEQHVAKVLTLAGSKDGAAQAKAIVALETALAEAQWTKVENRDPVKRYNKIAIDKLAELAPGYDWKAALAASGIAGKTDYVIVMQPSYLQGFDKLVAATDLATWKSYLTWHLLRDASPYLSKPFADAHFAFYGTVLTGVTEQPPRWKRGVGVLEAAIGEGLGKLYVAKHFPAERKARMEKLVQNLLLAYKQSIDTLDWMSPETKKEAQAKLAKFTPKIGYPDKWRDYGKLKMNAGDLLGNLRRAAEFDYARNVAKLGQPIDRSEWGMTPQTVNAYYRSTANEIVFPAAILQPPFFDARADDAVNYGAIGAVIGHEISHGFDDSGSQSDGDGNLRDWWTAQDRANFKAKTDALVKQYDAYSPLPGYHVNGKLTLGENIADNSGLAIAYKAYKLSLNGQPAPVIDNLTGEQRFYMGFGQVWRSKMREAQQIVQVKTDPHSPGQFRANGTVVNQPGFYEAFGVKEGDKLYVKPEERVIIW